CCAGGCCGGATCTGAAAGAGAAATTCATGCATTAGtcgatttattttcaaaatttcaggtGCTGTGCGGGTTTACTTGCCATTGTTCTTTCATGACTTGAAGCGACTTTAGGGATGTTTGCTGCTTGGCTCGCGCATGACTGTTTGTGATTTCACACACTTTTTCCTTAATCTGCGAATTCGtataatgtgtaaatttgaaACTTGCATGGTGTGTGAAAACCACActcgagtttgacagctccatatatttgcagataatgtgtgaaactattttgcaaaatgtgtgaaatgatttatcagtgtaggagcaaatttaaaacggaaacactttcattgcagacactcaataattgagaagaaaaaacccattttattagataaattgcataagttttaaGTTGCACGggtaattgtcttaaaattaattctacgaatattctttttgacagaacaatgatttcaactattctaccaggatttcattaatttaaaagcaaaaatgactacacaacgaggaaaaaaggtcaattgaaacaattcttcaattaattcaatcaaattgctttgaatcaatggaataaggttttgttaaatgaaatgaaaaagcaattttttttcaagttattgctgacattgataaaggaaacgagaaatgtttattccaaagtcaaaggaaattttcctttgatttgtcgacatttttgtttgacacaaatttgtttcactatttgtaaatttatgtatggatacagaaaaatatgctgatattgacgaaaactccgagcaatccatacgaaactaaaaatctctcaatatctcaaataaaacaaaaattatagaacaaacaataaacatttattttacctcatcgaaaaagtattaaaatttccttttcgtttatttttttcaaattttagaacgctgactggattcacttattcgtcgagcccaaatgaaaagctttttatttaattatattaaatcgagaataaattgacatctattatttatacttcgtatggtttttattaacatctttcctcaatttatgttacgtatagggtggttgaagcgaaaaaaaactttcaaataatatctcaaaaagaaactattatcacacccaatgttacccaaacatgtgtgaaagaaatcattgttggctaaaattttctcaccgtgaactaaatcggtctgtcgtatattttgaaatcctgttccaaatttgcatgaatttggaacaaaggcgtataagggctgtcccaacggtagatgcaaaacacggttttcgaccacgctaaaacatttcggctggcattggtggcgtatattgctgttttagcacagttatcgatttcaaaattcccaacagttatacgtttttgttccaaattcatgcaaatttggaacaggatttcaaaatttacgacgtatacgacagaccgatttagacgTTTggggttcacggtgagaaaattttagcaaatgatgattactttcacacatgtttgggtagcatTGGGTGTAAAAATTGTTcctttttgagaaattatttgaatgtttttcccGCCAAAACCGGTCAATGCGtaacacaaattgagaaaacatgttaacaaaaaaccgtatcaagtataaaaaatttatgtcaCACTATTCTTgactttatattttaataaatagctTTTGGCTCAACGAATTAGTTAGCCCAGTCAGCGTTTCTAGAGTTCAAACGttatatgaataagaaaaggaaaataacagaagcatcgtaatgaaattaacgcaaaacaacaataaactttaaaaatatttaaaaaaaattgaatatcagtgTGATGaccgatttttgtcaaaagttgttaacaatatttataatctaCACGAACACGGTTTTTATGTTAAGCcgtgaaatatgatatattgttcgataacattgactaaactgacatgattcttagaaaaaaattcccttcaatttctggctaaaaaaagccgtctgttacattacaaactactgataatcatgaaaattttacttaagaatTCTTAATAGGAGCATGTTTGCCAATCTGTTAAGTTTGCCCAAACAAAAGCacaaatatgtttaatgaatttttacctttaaacaagaactggtaaactaaattaatatttggaatcGGCATCCCAAAATgggtcaatttttaaaagaaaaatattttttttgtttcaattaagatttttttctcactGCGTATAGTCATTTTGGCTTTTaaagcttcgttcaatcatagataaaaatcggtttcaactggtttctgccaactggtagttgttcaatgagacaatgttttggtcgaaaccaGTCAGGTCGTTGTCGATGAAGCATGTTGAAactagtcaaaatagtcaaaaccgatccagctcgacaGGGGGTTTCGTTACGGCctggaagaaatcggtcgaagtcgattggaaaaagaaaggtattatgtcgtcaatccatttctacttgtttcgaacaaACTTCATTATTATTCATCTTATTCTTCATATACATCAtcattattcaattcaaaacttagcaatttttcaattaaaatgagctttttcttctcaattattgaatgtctgcaataaaagtgtacccgttttaaatttgctatcacaccggtggggagcgcgtgttttagccgattcccaaatttaaaattttgctaaaactggtatacctaaatccaatatttagacctgaaccgttgcaggtgctctaactgttgggaattttgaaatcgatatctgtgctaaaacagcaatttacgccaccggtgccagccgaaatgttttagcttGATCGAAAACCGTgatttgcatctaccgttgggacagccctaataGCTTATAATCAAAATACATGGCCTGAAGCTGCCTATATTGAGGCGTTTTAAAAGGGTCGTTCTTATCTTCAACGTCGTATTGAAAGTATAACTTCTGGCGTTTTCTTGCAACAGTCCATCTCATACCGCCTCAGGCAGTGGTAATCAAACCAAAATAACTCGGTTCTTTCCATGATTTTTATTCACCTGCTCTGTAACTGTATCGTAGgttttcaaaatagataaacctgttcATAAACTATAGGCTATTATCTTTTGTCAGGTATCActatttcagttcaaataaaaaaaggcgTATCAATACatgaaaataatcttaaattaaaaaaaaacaacctacacacttaatcttttctcctgtggtcggaacgattttgtcctgtattttcaacagctgaaattacaggacgatttcaggacagcaaaacagctcaggaaaacaactgtcaaacgcATCTGTAGGTTCAAAACCATATTCTCCTGTAATTTGCAGGGAGCTCGAAACGGTTTTCTCCTGTGATTTTCAGTGAACTCTATCCTTCCAaatctttttattctttttatttttaaaattatttccaatctatgcaaaaaaagaatacaattgatgttttatattaaatttattttccaatgtTTCAGGAAATGTCTGTTTTTCCAAAGTGGAcacattttcacaattttcactttAACACTACACATCACACAAACGAAGCAGTTCCTCATTCCTActgtaaataaaagaaaaacctGTTTTCATAAGATGATAAGAAATATCGATGGTAGTGATTCTTACTTATGTCTCGAAACTCGATTCTGTATTGACGCTTCAGGCCATGCTATTATGCAAACTGAGACGAGATGAATTGGCCAAACATGATCCAAACCGGTGCAGGGAAATCTTGTGCCCGAATCAGCCTACCAGTCGTAGATCATCACAAGTTTTGCCGGATCCTGATTCCTCCAAGCCACGGACTCTGGAGCTGCAATATGAAGTACAAGATGAGACCAAATTAGCgtgtgaataaaatttaaaaaaatatatttggaaaTTTCTGTCCAACGCAAAAGCAATCTTACCGGAATCGTTACAGGGGACAGCTTGTAAACTCCAGCCAATTGTCATGTCCTCTTGTTTCCTTTAGGCCTTCAGCTTCAATCACAACTTGTGATTCACAACATCCCTCGTGAGCGGCTACCGAGCACCAACAAcggtgaaaaaaaatgactgttgATGATTTAGGATCAAACTGAACGCAACACGTGCAAAACACATGGtgaaaaagagacaaaaaatcatgttttttaagGCAGGAgagcaaaagaaagaaaacattTGACAGTAATCAATCTAAAGTGATTCGGGAGAACGCTGTTCTGAAATCACGGGGATGCTTCAGGTCCCTGTGCTTTCGTAGCAAGTTTGTATCGGATTTCAGGAGAGATGAAGCGTCCCAAGATTCGGGAGAGTTTCTATTCGAATTTCGTTTGATTTGAGCAGTTTTCCTGTGATACAGAGAATCACGGTCCCGAGCGGGAgaaatgcaatcttagtgtgtacctCAAGAACCACCTTGTGCATATTATCGAGATCTTGGAAGTACTCGACCGTTTCCGGATCCTGAGCGTACAGGTGCGAGACGGCCGCCACCGCATGACAGCACTGTGCCACTAGCGCTCCCTTGGGCCAAGTTTTGGCAATTTCACCATTCACAACGACATATTGCACCAAACGAGCCGCGGCGGacataattgaattaaaatatttgagattttcaatacaaaacgaCTTCCACGCAATCCAAAACCGGGAACCGACGAAACGCGAAACCGACCAAAACAAACCGGCATCCAAAACCAAGGGgtgattcaaaaagttttgtCGAGTCGCCGAAATCATCGATGAAGTTTTatacactgaacaaaatctttTCGTAGGATTCTTTGCTAATAAAAACAAGATctcaattccaaattttattttctcgaatttagtgtttgttttcgtaattttagcttcctatcctatcctatatatttggtttaatttatcttattatttaaaacatcgatattgctattaaaatacagttttttgtatgttttcgtACATGcagcgaaaaag
This sequence is a window from Uranotaenia lowii strain MFRU-FL chromosome 3, ASM2978415v1, whole genome shotgun sequence. Protein-coding genes within it:
- the LOC129756689 gene encoding putative peptidyl-tRNA hydrolase PTRHD1 isoform X2; translation: MSAAARLVQYVVVNGEIAKTWPKGALVAQCCHAVAAVSHLYAQDPETVEYFQDLDNMHKVVLEAPDTAKLLALGEVLQQNDIKHKVWIEQPENLATCIAFKPYRKEDVQKYVKKFKLLS